Proteins encoded together in one Synechococcus sp. BL107 window:
- the zwf gene encoding glucose-6-phosphate dehydrogenase, with protein MVATITNPLRVGLRQERVIAPQCLVIFGASGDLTHRKLVPALFELFKQRRLPSEFALLGCARRPWTDEVFRGKMAEALAPRIAENPAAWEQFVGKLFYEPVDLQKPDDVVRLGGRLELIDQQCATRSNRTFYLSVSPNFYASGCRALSDAGLLKDPKRSRVVIEKPFGRDYGSAQALNKVVQGCGQENQIFRIDHYLGKETVQNIMVLRFANTIFEPIWNRNYISSVQITASETVGVEERAGYYESSGALRDMVQNHLTQMLAITAMEPPGRFDPEAIRNEKAKVLQAARLADELEPWNCCVRGQYGPGGTQANPLAGYRQEPGVEANSTTETYVAMKLFIDNWRWQGVPFYVRTGKRLAKRLSEVVLTFREAPVHLFDAATGGPTANQLILRIQPDEGAEFRFEVKSPGSGMRSRPIDMEFSYDESFGEPSDEGYVRLLADAMLSDPTLFTRADEVEAAWRLYTPLLELIEDSPWQLPIHPYESRTWGPAAADALLARDGLLWRRP; from the coding sequence ATGGTCGCCACGATCACCAATCCGCTCCGCGTTGGACTTCGACAGGAACGGGTCATTGCACCGCAATGTTTGGTGATTTTTGGTGCCAGCGGAGATCTCACCCACCGCAAACTTGTCCCGGCGTTATTCGAACTGTTCAAACAACGCCGACTCCCAAGTGAATTCGCTCTTTTGGGCTGCGCTCGTCGCCCTTGGACCGATGAGGTGTTTCGGGGAAAAATGGCCGAAGCACTCGCCCCCCGCATTGCAGAGAATCCAGCGGCGTGGGAGCAATTCGTTGGCAAGCTGTTTTACGAACCCGTTGACCTGCAAAAACCAGACGATGTCGTGCGACTCGGTGGACGCCTTGAATTGATTGATCAACAGTGCGCCACCCGCAGCAATCGCACCTTCTATCTCTCGGTGTCTCCCAATTTCTATGCCAGCGGTTGTCGTGCCCTCTCCGATGCCGGGCTCCTCAAGGATCCCAAACGCAGCCGCGTTGTGATCGAAAAGCCCTTTGGACGGGATTACGGCAGTGCACAAGCCTTGAACAAGGTGGTTCAAGGCTGCGGTCAAGAGAATCAGATCTTCCGCATCGACCATTACCTCGGTAAGGAAACCGTCCAAAACATCATGGTGCTGCGGTTTGCCAACACCATTTTTGAGCCAATCTGGAATCGCAATTACATCTCGAGCGTCCAAATCACCGCCTCCGAAACCGTTGGCGTGGAAGAACGAGCTGGGTACTACGAATCCTCAGGAGCCCTGCGGGACATGGTGCAAAACCATCTCACGCAAATGTTGGCCATCACAGCGATGGAGCCCCCAGGACGCTTTGATCCCGAAGCGATCCGCAATGAAAAAGCCAAGGTGCTGCAGGCTGCCCGTCTCGCCGACGAACTCGAGCCGTGGAACTGCTGCGTCCGTGGTCAATACGGTCCGGGAGGAACCCAAGCCAACCCCTTAGCTGGCTATCGCCAAGAACCGGGGGTCGAAGCAAACAGCACCACCGAGACCTATGTGGCGATGAAACTCTTCATCGACAATTGGCGTTGGCAAGGTGTGCCCTTCTACGTCCGCACGGGTAAACGACTCGCCAAGCGACTCAGTGAAGTGGTGCTCACCTTCCGCGAAGCGCCGGTGCACCTTTTTGATGCCGCCACGGGCGGACCCACCGCAAACCAGCTGATTTTGCGTATCCAGCCGGATGAAGGTGCCGAATTCCGCTTCGAAGTGAAGTCGCCAGGTTCTGGCATGCGTAGTCGGCCGATCGACATGGAGTTCTCTTACGACGAGTCGTTTGGAGAGCCCTCCGATGAGGGCTATGTGCGCTTGCTGGCCGATGCCATGCTCAGCGATCCAACCCTGTTCACCCGTGCCGACGAGGTGGAAGCAGCCTGGCGCCTTTACACCCCATTGCTCGAGCTGATTGAAGACAGCCCCTGGCAACTACCAATCCACCCTTACGAATCACGCACCTGGGGGCCCGCCGCCGCCGATGCCCTGCTCGCCCGTGACGGGTTGCTCTGGCGACGCCCATAA
- the pepN gene encoding aminopeptidase N gives MAAVAPIRLADYTPWAFSLPAIELDVDIQPNHVVVCSRLELKPQAAGAPLLLRGVDLTIESLAINEVPLEPSEWSYEAGLLTIIKTPALPFVLSTRCRIDPYNNSSLEGLYASCGLLSTQCEAEGFRRISLHPDRPDVLSQWRVRIEAPRSSCPVLLSNGNPVATEAVGPDRHAVTWDDPFPKPSYLFALVAGDLREIRDRYTTSSGRDVALRLHVEAGDEAFTAHAMASLKRSMAWDESVYNLEYDLDEYNIVAVRHFNMGAMENKSLNIFNSKLVLADAETATDAELERIESVIAHEYFHNWSGNRITCRDWFQLSLKEGLTVFRDQSFTADLHSESVKRIEDVSMLRNTQFREDAGPTAHPVKPAEYQAIDNFYTTTIYEKGAELIRMLHTLLGETRFMRGMATYVSRFDGTAATTEDFVQAIADGACADGEPLGFDLAKFRQWYHQAGTPHLEVKRSWDAAVGQMTVQMKQTTSATPGQPEKQPLVLPLAMALVGPEGRLGDEALVVMEGDTMTTTLQGQPNSPAPALSFLRRFSAPLIVQMDQSLQENLQLFSADDDPFSRWDAGQRLARQVLLARAQGGRDQAVEAALIEAMQQRITAGQAKDRADLAALLSLPGMAELEALQSPVDPLALYDAMRSWTEELGRQLQAPLRQVLSLVRHDWPLAWPAGQGGRALTGLAWRWLAAAGDEDVRREALEAVSGSSMTLARSALRALQPLEVDERDQALACFYDRWQTKPVILDAWFALEASAPRRNGLERVQQLLEHPRFDPLAPNSLRAVLGGFTANLTTFHAVDGSGYRFMAEQVAAVDARNPITASRMAKVFSRCGSYGPERQQVMREAIDLLASYPLSANTAEVVQLLNP, from the coding sequence ATGGCAGCTGTTGCTCCCATCCGTTTAGCGGATTACACGCCTTGGGCCTTCAGCCTCCCTGCCATTGAACTCGACGTTGATATCCAGCCAAATCATGTTGTTGTTTGCAGCCGGTTGGAGCTGAAGCCGCAAGCCGCTGGTGCTCCACTCCTTCTGCGGGGTGTTGATCTCACAATTGAGAGCTTGGCCATCAACGAGGTTCCGTTGGAACCGTCTGAGTGGTCCTATGAGGCGGGGCTCCTCACGATCATCAAAACTCCTGCGCTGCCGTTCGTGTTGTCGACGCGCTGTCGGATTGACCCTTACAACAACAGTTCCCTTGAGGGTCTTTACGCCAGTTGTGGATTGCTCAGTACCCAATGCGAGGCAGAGGGATTCCGCCGAATCAGCTTGCATCCCGATCGGCCTGATGTGTTGAGCCAATGGCGCGTGCGCATTGAAGCTCCGCGAAGCAGTTGCCCGGTTTTGCTGAGTAACGGCAACCCTGTCGCTACAGAAGCTGTGGGACCTGATCGCCATGCCGTTACTTGGGACGATCCCTTCCCAAAACCTTCGTATCTCTTTGCTCTCGTGGCTGGTGATCTCAGGGAGATTCGCGATCGCTACACCACCTCGTCGGGACGCGACGTGGCTTTACGGCTTCACGTTGAGGCCGGTGATGAGGCGTTCACGGCCCATGCCATGGCATCGCTGAAACGGTCGATGGCTTGGGATGAGTCGGTTTACAACCTGGAATACGACCTTGATGAGTACAACATTGTTGCTGTGCGTCATTTCAACATGGGCGCCATGGAAAATAAAAGCCTGAATATTTTCAATTCGAAGCTTGTATTGGCAGACGCAGAAACGGCGACAGATGCCGAATTGGAGCGGATCGAAAGTGTGATTGCCCATGAGTACTTTCACAATTGGAGTGGGAATCGGATCACGTGTCGAGATTGGTTTCAACTGTCTCTTAAAGAAGGCCTTACCGTTTTCCGTGATCAAAGTTTTACGGCAGATCTTCACTCAGAATCAGTAAAACGAATTGAGGATGTTTCGATGTTGCGGAATACTCAGTTTCGTGAAGATGCTGGCCCGACCGCACATCCGGTAAAGCCTGCTGAGTATCAAGCAATCGATAATTTCTATACAACAACGATCTACGAAAAGGGTGCGGAGTTGATCCGCATGTTGCACACGCTGTTAGGTGAAACCCGATTCATGCGCGGCATGGCCACCTATGTCAGTCGCTTTGATGGAACGGCAGCAACCACCGAAGATTTTGTCCAAGCCATCGCCGATGGGGCCTGCGCCGATGGTGAGCCCCTGGGCTTTGATTTGGCGAAGTTTCGTCAGTGGTATCACCAAGCAGGAACCCCACATTTAGAGGTGAAGCGTTCCTGGGACGCCGCCGTTGGGCAGATGACGGTGCAGATGAAGCAGACCACTTCTGCTACCCCCGGCCAGCCGGAGAAGCAACCATTGGTTTTGCCACTCGCGATGGCGTTGGTGGGACCCGAGGGGCGTCTTGGCGACGAGGCCTTGGTGGTGATGGAGGGCGACACGATGACCACCACTCTTCAAGGGCAGCCCAATTCCCCCGCGCCGGCACTGTCATTTTTGCGTCGTTTTTCGGCACCGCTGATCGTTCAAATGGATCAGTCGTTGCAGGAAAATTTGCAGTTGTTTTCGGCCGATGATGACCCCTTCTCGCGGTGGGATGCGGGCCAGCGCTTGGCGCGGCAAGTGCTGCTGGCGCGGGCCCAGGGTGGGCGAGATCAGGCGGTGGAAGCGGCGCTGATTGAGGCGATGCAGCAGCGCATCACAGCTGGCCAAGCCAAAGATCGAGCTGATCTAGCAGCGCTGTTGTCGTTGCCGGGTATGGCTGAACTGGAAGCTCTTCAGAGTCCTGTCGACCCACTAGCCCTGTACGACGCCATGCGTTCTTGGACCGAAGAGCTTGGTCGTCAGCTGCAAGCGCCGTTGCGCCAGGTGTTGTCTCTCGTGCGTCACGATTGGCCGCTGGCATGGCCCGCCGGCCAGGGCGGTCGGGCTTTGACTGGCTTGGCTTGGCGTTGGCTGGCAGCAGCGGGTGATGAGGACGTTCGCCGTGAGGCGCTTGAGGCGGTGTCTGGTTCGTCGATGACTCTGGCGCGATCTGCATTGAGGGCCCTGCAACCATTGGAGGTGGACGAGCGGGATCAGGCGTTGGCCTGTTTCTATGACCGCTGGCAAACCAAGCCGGTCATTCTTGATGCGTGGTTCGCCCTTGAAGCCTCCGCCCCAAGGCGCAATGGATTGGAGCGCGTGCAGCAACTGTTGGAGCATCCCCGTTTTGATCCGCTTGCGCCGAATTCATTGCGTGCCGTGTTGGGTGGTTTCACCGCCAATCTCACCACCTTCCATGCCGTTGATGGCAGTGGCTATCGGTTTATGGCAGAACAAGTGGCTGCCGTCGACGCCCGCAACCCGATTACGGCGTCTCGCATGGCCAAAGTGTTTAGCCGCTGTGGGAGTTATGGGCCTGAGCGCCAGCAGGTGATGCGGGAAGCAATCGACCTGTTGGCCTCCTATCCACTCTCCGCCAATACCGCTGAAGTGGTGCAGCTGCTCAACCCATGA
- a CDS encoding histidine kinase has protein sequence MAVQSKTHKVSIGFEAGYPVVDDGSKGRQQLKLLLVAARHQLSGQDLRGLVHYLEREDLGFEVTLQVADPTQQPELLELHRLVVTPALIKLQPSPKQVFAGSNILQQLKGWVPRWKQDGVVSGLGLSLRPTELDGSRTQKELQLEDQLLVLRQENETLIDRIHAQERLLRMVAHELRTPLTAAALALQSQRLGQIDMDRFQDVVTRRLEEMEALSKDLLEVGTTRWETLFNPQRLDLASVSAEVILELEKLWLGRNVEIRTDIPSDLPKVFADQRRMRQVMLNLLENALKYTGNGGHIALSMLHRTNQWVEVSVCDSGPGIPNEEQQRIFLDRVRLPQTSDRTTGFGVGLSVCRRIVEVHGGRIWVVSEPEEGACFTFTVPIWQGQGQEWGQAVLTEGQADP, from the coding sequence ATGGCGGTCCAGTCAAAAACCCATAAGGTAAGCATCGGTTTTGAGGCGGGATACCCCGTGGTCGATGACGGTTCTAAAGGGCGCCAGCAGCTGAAGCTGCTGCTGGTGGCCGCCCGTCATCAACTTTCCGGGCAGGATCTGCGCGGCCTGGTGCATTACCTCGAACGCGAAGATCTCGGCTTCGAAGTCACGCTTCAAGTTGCAGACCCCACCCAACAACCAGAACTCCTAGAGCTACACCGACTGGTGGTCACACCAGCCTTGATCAAGCTTCAGCCCTCACCGAAACAGGTGTTTGCGGGTAGCAACATCCTTCAACAGCTCAAAGGCTGGGTTCCACGCTGGAAGCAAGATGGGGTGGTGAGCGGACTTGGCCTCAGCTTGCGGCCAACGGAATTGGACGGCAGCCGCACCCAAAAAGAACTTCAACTGGAGGACCAGCTCCTGGTTCTCCGCCAGGAAAACGAAACCCTGATCGACAGGATTCACGCTCAGGAACGCCTGTTGCGCATGGTGGCCCATGAGCTGCGCACACCTTTAACGGCTGCTGCATTAGCGCTGCAGAGCCAACGCTTGGGGCAGATCGACATGGATCGATTCCAAGACGTCGTGACCCGGCGCCTGGAAGAGATGGAAGCTCTGTCAAAAGATCTCCTCGAAGTTGGCACCACCCGTTGGGAAACGCTGTTCAATCCCCAACGACTCGACCTGGCCAGCGTTTCGGCTGAGGTGATTTTGGAATTAGAAAAACTGTGGCTCGGTCGGAATGTGGAGATACGAACCGACATTCCGAGCGACTTACCCAAGGTTTTTGCCGATCAACGGCGCATGCGCCAGGTGATGCTCAATTTGTTGGAGAACGCCCTGAAATACACGGGCAATGGTGGCCATATCGCGCTCTCCATGCTTCACAGAACCAATCAGTGGGTTGAAGTGAGCGTCTGCGACAGCGGACCTGGCATTCCGAACGAGGAGCAGCAGCGCATTTTTCTCGATCGTGTGCGCCTACCGCAAACCTCAGACCGAACCACTGGCTTTGGAGTGGGTTTATCGGTGTGCCGTCGGATTGTGGAGGTCCACGGGGGACGAATTTGGGTGGTCTCTGAACCAGAGGAGGGGGCTTGTTTCACCTTCACCGTGCCGATCTGGCAGGGCCAAGGACAGGAATGGGGTCAAGCCGTCTTGACGGAGGGTCAGGCTGACCCGTAA
- a CDS encoding SRPBCC family protein — protein MFRRDPLATSSPESEAIEQTMERLPQGVRRLAAQLRTPLAIDELWAVLTDYENLSNFIPNLSSSQLVHREGHTVRLQQVGSQQLLGLRFSAQVQLELTEFRPEGLLSFKMVKGDFRRFEGAWRVHELADGCSLVYELTVQGCIGMPIALIEERLRDDLSSNLHAVMMEAKRRRD, from the coding sequence ATGTTTCGACGCGATCCCCTCGCCACGTCCTCGCCCGAGAGCGAAGCGATTGAACAGACCATGGAACGCCTCCCCCAGGGGGTCCGTCGCCTTGCCGCTCAACTAAGAACTCCTCTAGCAATAGATGAGCTCTGGGCTGTCCTTACCGATTACGAAAACCTCTCCAACTTCATTCCAAACCTGAGCTCAAGCCAGTTGGTGCACCGCGAAGGACACACGGTCCGATTGCAGCAAGTGGGAAGCCAACAATTGCTGGGTCTTCGATTTTCAGCGCAGGTTCAACTCGAACTCACCGAATTCCGGCCTGAAGGATTGCTCAGTTTCAAGATGGTGAAGGGTGATTTTCGACGTTTTGAAGGCGCTTGGCGTGTGCATGAGCTTGCCGACGGTTGCTCCCTCGTTTACGAGCTCACCGTTCAAGGCTGTATCGGAATGCCAATCGCTTTGATTGAAGAACGGCTGCGTGACGACCTCTCGAGCAATCTGCATGCCGTGATGATGGAAGCGAAACGTCGTCGGGATTGA
- a CDS encoding glucose-6-phosphate dehydrogenase assembly protein OpcA, which produces MSPQLTLQTPLELVPSEVPTYLEQLWSPEQQGSTGTGASTFCLLIWQPAWAEQHLVRSDRLRGPITGQQTSDLIAAGRQAITEADLPISTPPLDGAVIEAVSRFEGDATAEDLRGQYIDPALSALMPRRLITLAPTIAPSQSLETLVAAYCPLPEEGGGTTACGDVVVLRGGDAALQDGLTILEPLLPASMPTWVWWNGFLDEAPELMARLACTSRRLIIDSAVGQPRQCLEVLRQRVEAGQAVNDLNWLRLRSWRETLAMMFDPPDRRDALSHVTQLDIDVEGHHPAQGLLLAAWIADRLGWTLDSANTIEEETMAQFHRPDGAAVTVHLMGVPVGQPNVHAGRIVGMRLICQPDNGKGVCVILCADSGGCMRLEGGGMANLDLHEDIVPVQHATPEMDVARLLGGGHDSTNPLLAAAAPLAARLLG; this is translated from the coding sequence ATGTCTCCCCAGCTCACCCTGCAGACCCCTCTGGAACTGGTTCCCTCGGAGGTTCCCACCTACCTCGAACAGCTCTGGTCACCAGAACAGCAGGGCAGCACTGGCACCGGCGCATCAACGTTTTGTTTGCTGATCTGGCAGCCCGCCTGGGCTGAACAACATTTGGTGCGAAGTGATCGTCTAAGAGGCCCCATCACTGGCCAACAAACCAGTGATTTAATTGCTGCGGGGCGTCAGGCAATCACAGAGGCCGATCTCCCAATCAGCACTCCCCCTCTTGATGGGGCTGTGATCGAGGCCGTCTCCCGATTCGAGGGTGATGCCACGGCAGAAGACCTACGGGGGCAGTACATCGATCCCGCGCTCAGCGCACTGATGCCACGCCGGCTGATCACCTTGGCGCCCACCATTGCACCGAGCCAGAGTCTTGAGACCCTCGTCGCGGCCTACTGCCCCCTACCGGAAGAGGGTGGAGGAACCACTGCATGCGGCGATGTGGTGGTGCTGAGGGGAGGCGACGCGGCCCTCCAAGACGGGTTAACAATCCTGGAGCCCCTCCTACCAGCGTCGATGCCGACCTGGGTTTGGTGGAATGGCTTCCTCGATGAAGCTCCTGAGCTCATGGCACGCCTCGCGTGCACGTCCCGTCGACTCATCATCGACAGTGCCGTCGGCCAACCACGCCAGTGCCTCGAGGTGCTGCGCCAGCGCGTCGAGGCTGGCCAGGCCGTGAATGATCTGAACTGGCTACGGCTGCGGAGCTGGCGTGAAACCTTGGCCATGATGTTTGATCCACCGGATCGCCGTGATGCCCTCAGTCACGTCACCCAATTAGATATTGATGTGGAAGGGCACCATCCAGCGCAGGGGCTCCTGCTGGCAGCCTGGATCGCAGACCGACTGGGATGGACGCTCGATTCGGCCAACACGATCGAGGAGGAAACCATGGCCCAGTTCCATCGCCCTGATGGAGCAGCTGTAACCGTCCACTTAATGGGCGTGCCCGTCGGGCAACCCAATGTTCATGCCGGGCGAATCGTGGGCATGCGACTGATCTGCCAACCCGATAACGGCAAAGGGGTCTGTGTGATCCTTTGCGCTGATTCAGGCGGATGCATGCGTTTAGAGGGTGGCGGTATGGCCAACCTGGACTTGCACGAAGACATCGTTCCTGTGCAACACGCCACCCCAGAAATGGATGTCGCCCGACTGCTCGGTGGTGGCCACGACAGCACCAACCCGCTCCTGGCGGCAGCAGCACCATTGGCTGCCAGGCTGCTGGGTTGA
- a CDS encoding TFIIB-type zinc ribbon-containing protein, producing the protein MSRTDGRACGFPCQTMGTFLPSTATEGRIEAKGHAGRVAVTAVVATSVCQNCGSRRFRADRSMAGRLVCQSCGLAAGTRPSRSTARPSGRSRQQRWRWLVGLVIVVILIAVLMG; encoded by the coding sequence ATGTCCAGAACCGATGGCAGAGCTTGTGGCTTTCCCTGCCAAACCATGGGAACCTTTCTCCCCTCCACAGCAACGGAAGGAAGGATTGAGGCTAAGGGGCATGCTGGACGGGTTGCTGTAACAGCGGTCGTGGCTACCAGTGTTTGCCAGAACTGTGGAAGTCGTCGCTTTCGCGCCGATCGCTCGATGGCCGGTCGACTCGTCTGCCAATCCTGCGGATTAGCCGCAGGGACTCGGCCGAGCCGCTCAACAGCCCGCCCATCGGGACGATCTCGCCAACAACGCTGGCGCTGGCTGGTGGGTTTAGTGATCGTGGTGATCCTGATTGCTGTGCTCATGGGTTGA
- a CDS encoding FAD-binding oxidoreductase: protein MRVSQAASGHTTSGLFTVVASGRQAGSRPTVVQSYTVPLRQLSTTFKLITASGATIQSVIPASQDNPVPAAPAAAPSARAKKATSKPSKKAVTSSAPKKKPHANVPVNTYKPKTPFMGTVTENYSLLTDGAIGRVQHITFDLAGGEPQLEYVEGQSIGIIPEGNDANGKPHKLRLYSIASTRHGDNYKDNTVSLCVRQLEYKNEAGEQIYGVCSTYLCDIEPGTKVKITGPVGKEMLLPEDEDANIIMLATGTGIAPMRTYLRRMFESKERNANGWSFKGKAWLFMGAPKTANLLYDDDFNHYLKEYPDNFRYTKAISREEQNSKGGRMYIQDRVSEHADEIFAMIEDPKTHVYMCGLRGMEPGIDEAMAAAAAAKGLDWKELRPQLKKADRWHVETY from the coding sequence ATGCGGGTGTCTCAAGCAGCGTCAGGTCACACCACCTCAGGCCTGTTCACTGTTGTTGCCAGTGGTCGTCAGGCTGGCTCCCGCCCGACCGTGGTGCAGAGCTACACCGTGCCGCTTCGCCAGCTTTCCACAACTTTTAAGCTAATTACGGCGTCCGGAGCCACAATTCAGTCAGTGATTCCGGCAAGTCAGGACAATCCTGTTCCTGCCGCCCCAGCGGCCGCCCCCAGCGCCCGTGCCAAAAAAGCCACTTCCAAACCTTCTAAAAAAGCCGTGACGTCTAGCGCCCCGAAGAAGAAGCCCCACGCCAACGTTCCGGTTAACACCTACAAGCCCAAGACTCCGTTCATGGGCACGGTGACCGAAAACTATTCCCTGCTCACCGACGGTGCCATCGGCCGGGTTCAGCACATCACCTTTGATTTGGCTGGAGGCGAGCCTCAGCTGGAATACGTCGAAGGCCAGAGCATTGGCATCATTCCTGAAGGGAACGACGCCAATGGCAAACCCCACAAACTTCGGCTTTATTCCATCGCCAGCACACGCCACGGCGACAACTACAAAGACAACACCGTTTCCCTCTGTGTTCGTCAGCTCGAATACAAAAACGAAGCCGGTGAACAGATCTACGGCGTTTGCTCCACCTACCTGTGTGACATCGAGCCAGGCACCAAGGTGAAAATCACAGGCCCGGTGGGTAAGGAAATGCTCCTCCCTGAAGACGAAGACGCCAACATCATCATGTTGGCCACTGGTACTGGTATCGCTCCGATGCGCACCTACCTCCGTCGCATGTTCGAGTCGAAGGAGCGCAATGCCAACGGTTGGTCGTTCAAAGGCAAAGCCTGGCTGTTCATGGGTGCCCCCAAAACAGCCAACCTCCTCTACGACGACGATTTCAACCACTACCTCAAGGAATATCCCGACAACTTCCGCTACACCAAAGCGATTAGTCGGGAAGAGCAGAACAGCAAGGGCGGTCGGATGTACATCCAAGACCGTGTTTCAGAACATGCTGATGAAATCTTCGCCATGATCGAAGATCCAAAAACCCACGTTTATATGTGCGGTCTTCGGGGCATGGAACCAGGCATCGACGAAGCGATGGCTGCAGCCGCTGCAGCCAAAGGATTGGACTGGAAGGAACTGCGTCCGCAGCTCAAGAAAGCCGATCGTTGGCACGTTGAAACCTATTGA